ACAACCGGCGTGCACCTATGTGGTGACAAAACTTCCCGATCCGAAGGCCCTCGTGGCAATGGATGCGGTCGCTGCGACAGAATCGTCGAGTAAACTGACTGAAACAAAAGTCTTCAATGACGCCCCTTCCGGTTTTCGTGTCGCTTTGTTACCAGCGGGTCGCACAGCTTATATTTCCGGGCAGGCTGTCAAAGCAGACACTGTTTCGGAAGCCGCTATCAAGACGATGAAAGAATTGTTTGAGACGCTGGAATACCTGGGCGCGAAACCTAAAAACATCGTACACATCAAAGCCTTCATGACTCCCATGAGTCAGGCCAATGAAGTCACTGAAATGATAGACGGTATCTTTCCCGAAGAACGCAGGCCGCCGGTCTCGCTGGTCGAATGGTTTTCGTCGCTACCCATTGAAATCGAAATGATTGTCGCGATGCCTGAAGAAGCTGCCGCATCCCGCCCTGCGGAAACGGTCACCTATAAAACTCCGACCGGCATGAAAGCATCGCCTGTTTACAGCCGGGTGGCAATTGCTGAGGTGAGTGACCGGATTTATGTCTCAGGCATCACATCGAAAGCACCAGGCGACTACCCCACACGAATTCACAGTGTCTTCAATCAGTTAAAAACCATTGTGGGTGAAGCGGGCAGTGATATGCAGCATCTGGCGAAAGCCACCTATTATGTCTCTGAAGATGGCATCAGTGGTGACTTCGGTAAGATCCGCACGGAATACTACGATCCACAGCGCCCGCCGGCTGCTTCCAAAGCGACCGTCAAAAGCGTAGGGGTGCCCAATCGGATTCTGGTGCTGGACATGATTGCGATTCCCGCAAAGTAGTCCTGTCCGATTTTCAATTACCCAATCAAAAAAAACGCCCTGCGAAAAACAGGGCGTTTTTTATTTGACTTACTTTTGAGCAGGCTTCAGGCAATAATTTCTTTCACTACACGGTTTTCCTGACCGTCGATCAGTGTCTGCGGTGCACCGTTGCGGGTGAAGGTCAGGCGTTCGGCATCCAGGCCAAACAGATGCATGAGCGTTGCGTGATAGTCAGACTGGCTGACTTTGTCTTTGATGGCGTGATGACCGAAATCATCGGTTTCGCCGTAGGTCATGCCACCCTTCAATCCACCGCCGGCAAGCCACATGCTGAAGCCATAGGTGTTATGATCGCGGCCCTGCTTGGCGACGCCCGCGTCGTTCTGGATGACAGGCAACCGTCCCATTTCTCCGCCCCAGTGGACGAGAGTTTCATCCAGCAGACCACGCTGCTTGAGATCTTTCACCAGGCCGGCAGCAGGCACATCCACCCGTTTACAGGCACTGGGTAGCGAAGTTCGCATACTGGTATGGTGGTCCCAGGTCTGGTTACCAGTCATGATTTGAACAAAACGTACGCCCCGTTCAATCAGGCGGCGGGAAATCAGACAGCGTTTGCCGAACTCGGCTGATGCAGGCACGTCAATCCCATACATGGCCTGAGTTGCTTTGGTTTCCTTACTCAAATCCAGTGCTTCCGCCGCTGCAGACTGCATTTTGGCCGCCAGTTCATAACTGGCAATCCGCGCCGACAGATCGTCTTCGCCTGGATGCTGGTTCAGATGACGCTGATTCAGATTCCCAAGGAAGTCGAGGTACTTCTCCTGTGCTTTGCCACTCAGGTGAGGCGGGGCATTCAGATTCAGGATGCGTGGTTCTTTGGGACGAATCACGGTTCCCTGATAGAGTGAAGGTAACCAGCCATTGGTCCAGTTATCGACACCAAGCACAGGTGCACCGCCGGGATCGACCATTGCGATATAAGCAGGCAGATTTTCTGACTCGGACCCCAGCCCGTAGGTCAGCCAGCTACCCAGTGTGGGACGTCCGGGCAGGATACGACCACTGTGCATCGCGTAGATTGACTGACCATGGTTGTTCACGCTGGTGTGCATCGATCGCATCAGAACGATATCGTCGACGACTTCAGATAAACCAGGAACGAGTTCTGATAACTCCATTCCACACTCACCGTGTTTGCTGAAATTCCAGGGACTGCCTAATACTTTAGAGCTGGCCTGGGCAGCGTTGTCGTATTTGATGTCTCCGGGAAATTTCTTGCCGTCGTACTTCTGCAGCATCGGTTTGGGATCAAACATATCCAGATGACTGGGCCCCCCCTGCATGAACATGGAGATCATGGCTTTGGCGCGGGGTGGATGGTGCGTTGGTTTGACGGCCAGGTCAAATTGCTGTTTTTCCAGCGCAGGTTGCTTAAGATCAGGTCGCGTGACGGCAGGATTAGCGTGTGCCTGGTCCTGGTTCAACAACCAGGAGAGAGCCACCGATCCGATGCCCATGGAACTGGAAGCCAGAAAGTGTCGTCTGGAGTGAGGAGCTGAAATTGATTGCTTATTCATAATTCGATACCGTTATTCTGCCGGAGTCAAAATCTAATTTTCAGAACGCCGCTTCGATGAAGCCGGGTTAATCTACATACAGGAAGGCGTTACTACTGAGTAACGCCTGACAGAACGTAGCCAGTGCCAGTTGCTCAGGAGTCTTACCTGCATTCTGTGTTTTATCTTTAAATTGAGGCAACTGTGAGTCAATAAATTCGACAGACTGCTGAACTTCTTCCGTCGAGGCCTCTTTACCGAAAGCCAGGATCCAGGCCAGCTTGACCTGTTCTGCTTTATTGCCGGCCTTTTCTTTCAACAGACGTTCTGCGAAGAGTTCGGCATTTTCTACCATGAAAGCGCTGTTCATCATCAGCAGTGACTGGGGTGCGACGGTGGATGAAGAACGTTTCTCACAGTTCGGTTCCATCTTGGGTGCATCAAACATGTCGAGCACAGCCAGCGGTTTGCTGCGACTGACGGTGACGTAGATACTACGACGGAACTTGCGATCATCCATCTTGAGATTTTTTTTCTGACGACCAGCCGAATCAACATTGGCAAGACCCACCACAATCTGCCCGACTTCGTCTTCCTTCACAGGAACCGGTTCGCCGTACAGGTCGGTTTTGAGTTTTCCGGTAACTGCAAGAATGGAATCGCGGATCGTTTCCGCTTCCAGACGGCGGACAGGCATGTGCCCATACAGCAGATTATCCGGATCGGCCACATCGTACTCATCAGAACGTTGTGAACTTTGCATGTATGCAGTCGAGGTCATCAGCATTTTATGCATGCGTTTGATTTTCCAGCCGTGGGTCACAAAGTCATTCGCCAGCCAGTCCAGTAATTCCAGATGAGTCGGCGGAATTCCCAGTTTTCCGAAATCGGTGGGAGAGGCCACGATACCTTTTCCGAAGTGATGCAGCCAGAGACGGTTCACAAATACGCGTGCCGTCAGTGGATGCTGACCATTGGTAATGTAATTGGCATACGCCAGCCGTCGTCCGGTAGTTGGCAGGTCTTTATTGACAGGGGGAATCTCAACCGGCGTTTTCAGGTTGGATTTAATCACGGTCAGGCCGGCGGGTTCCAGTTCATGTTTGGGTTGTTCGAAATCCCCACGGTTAAAGAAGAAGGTTTTCGGGACTTTTCCCGGAACTTCTGTCAGCACGCGGATGAATTCTTCTTTCGGCTTTTTATCCCGAATCGCAGTTGCTTTATCACTGTACTCTTTCAGGATTTTTGTTGTTTTGAGTTCAGCCAGTCGCTTGGATTCGTCTTTAAGATGCTGGATTTCTGCTGCGCCTTTGGGGTCGAATTTTTCCAGATTGGAAACGGAAACCAGCAATGCCGGAAATGCGGCCAGAAGTTGTTTCTGTTCTTCCGTCTGGTTTTTGACTTCTGCTTTTTTCGCAGCCAGCGCTAATGCTTTCTGATCAGCGGGTATTTTCTCCAGCGTTTCTTTTTCGATTTTCTCTACCAGCTGTTTTGCCAGTTCTTTCGCTTTCTGAGCTGCTTTGTTCGACTGTTCCACCAGTGTGCGATCGTAAAGATACAGCGAACCGGCTGACAGGCGATTGATGCGGGGATACTCTTTGAGCATCGCCACCTGGTCTTTGGTACGTTTTTTACCCGAAGTTTTATAAGCCGTTCGCATGGCGTCCCGCTTGTCTTCCGGCACATCCATCAACTCACGTTCCAGAGTCCGGTCGATAAACTTGTTGACCAGCTCTGTGCGTTCAGCGAGTACTTTTTTCGCTTCGACTTCCAATTCATTGGCTACTTTGCGATCTTCGTCCGACATGATCGAAATCCGCCGCGCAGCGGGGGTTCGCCAGCTTTTCCAGTCGAGAGCTGGTTCAAAAATGGCACGGAACCGATAGTAATCATTCTGGGGAATCGGGTCGTATTTGTGATCGTGACACTGGGCACAGGCGATGGTCATTCCCAGAACCGAAGACGAAACAATATCAACAGTATCGATAATCACCTGATTTTTAGCGACTTCTCTTTCAGCCGGGTTGCTGCCTGTTCCATCGGGGGCCATGCGGAGAAATCCGGTGGCGACCAGTTTTTCCATCTCTTCCGGGCTCAGTTTGTGATAAGGAGGTTTGACCATCTCATCACCGGCCAGCTGTTCTTTCAGAAACTGATCGTAAGGTTTGTCATTATTGAAGGCACGGATGACATAATCGCGGTAACGGAATGCCCAGGGACGATCCTGATCCTTATTGTTGTAGCCTTCGGAGTCGGCATAGCCAGCCACATCCAGCCAGTGTCGGCCCCAGCGTTCGCCATAATGCGGGGAGGCCAGCAGACGATCGATCATTTTTTCATAGGCATTCGGACTTTTGTCATCCAGAAACTGTTTGAGTTCTTCCGGCGTAGGAGGCAGGCCAATCAGATCATAAAACGCACGACGGGCCAGGATTGTTTTATCTGCCTGCGCAGTGAATGTCAGACCTTTTGATTCCAGCTTGGATAATAGAAACGCATCAACGGGCTGTTTGACCAGAGCCGGTTGTTTGACTTTGGGGAGCGGACTGTTATTCACTGGTTGAAAGGACCAGAATGCCTGCTCATCAGGGGGCACGTAGTCGGCTCCGATGCTTTCCGGTTCGGGTCTGAGATTGTGAGCCCCCTGATTGACCCACTGTTTCAGAATTGCCAGTTCCTCATCAGGCATCGGCTTGCCTTCGGGAGGCATTTCTTTGGCTTCGATGCGGGCAATCAATTCACTCTGAGCGCTTTTACCAGGCACAATCGCCGGGCCACTGTCGCCCCCTTTCACCATAAAGCGTTTCAGTCGCAAGTCCAGGCTGCCTTCCATCTCGCCATTCTCGCCATGACAATGCAGGCAGTGAACTTTGAGGATTTTGCGCACATCGTTTTCAAACGAAAGTTTCTCTGTCTGATCCGCAGACTCAACAGCTGATGCTGAGTTCAGACAGATAGTAGCGGCAAACAAATACGCCAGGGAAAGTCGCCTGATCATAGAAGAAGACTCTCTTGGTAATGGTTACAGTGAGGACTATTCATGTTTGATGAATAGTATGTATGGAGGGCTCATCGCAGCATTTAAGATCAATAATATCTAAAAGTTGCTTATATATTATGGTATCGGTTTTAGACCGAAGTGCAAGAGAGGATTTTCACCGGAGTTTGATTAATAGAAAAGAGTCAAACTCTCAGGATTGTCACAGACAGAGGGGTTCTGCGCAGTATCGATGCATGGAACAAGAATCATTTACGTAAGCCATTACTTTATATAAAGTTACAACCGAACCTAGCCAGTCACCAGTTTTTTCATGAATTCCCCTTCGTTGAGGGTCGGGCGTTCAGGGCTGCCTTTGTGGCGATATTCGAGTTTCAGATTACTGAGCCCGAGCAGATGGTAAATGCTGGTGTGAATATCGCGAACATGCATACGATCCTCAACCGCGTAGAGCCCGAGTTCGTCTGTTCCGCCAATCGTCTGGCCTCCTTTGACGCCGCCTCCAGCCATCCACATGGTGAAGCCGGTCGGGTTATGATCACGGCCATCCCCCTTTTCACTCATCGGGGTACGACCAAACTCGCCACCCCAGACGACCAGGGTGGAATCGAGCAGGCCACGCTGCTTGAGATCCTTCAACAGACCGGCGACACATTTATCCATCCCCTTACAGAGGCTGGCGTGACGTTTTTCAATGCCGGAATGCGAATCCCATTTGCTGCCGGCTCCGTTGTAGAGTTGAACGAAGCGAACACCCCGCTCCACCATGCGACGCGCCAGCAGACAGTTCGTGCCGTAGACCTTGGTTTCCTTCTGATCCATGCCGTACAGTTCCTGGGTCTCTTTGGTTTCCTGAGACAGGTCAATCGCTTCCGGAGCAGCGGCCTGCATCCGAAAGGCGAGTTCGTATGATTCAATCCGGGCATCGAGTTCGGACTGCTGTTTACGTGAAGCAGCATGACGCTGATTCAGTTTCGCCAGCAGATCCAGTTTGCCGGCTTCCTGTGTCGGGAAAATATCTTCCGGTCGATACAGGTTGGAGATCGGTGTTTTGCCCGTATTGAGTCGTGTGCCCTGATAGACGGCGGGAATGAAAGCAGTCCCCCAGTTACGAGGCCCGTTGACCACGGTGCCGTTATTATCCTGAATCACAACAAAAGCTGGCAGGCTATCATTTTCCGTTCCCAGCCCATATGTCACCCAGCTGCCCAGCGAAGGCCGACCGGCCAGTGGAATGCAGGTATTCATCTGGCAGACCCCACCGGCGTGATTGATGCCGTTCGTCCAGCAGCCACGCAGGACGGCAATGTCATCGACGCAGGTCGCGGTGTGCGGCAACCAGTCTGAGACCCAGGTGCCCGCTTCGCCATGCTGCTTCCATTTTCGTTGGGATGGCAGCAGGGGAGAGTTGACTTCCCCCATGGCAGTAATCGGTTTTTTGAAACTCTCCGGCAACGGTTTGCCAGCCAGTTTCTGCAGCTCCGGCTTCGGATCGAACATATCGATATGGCTGGGGCCCCCTTCCATGAACAGGAAGATCACACTTTTCGCTGTCGCTGGAAAGTGGGTCTGTTTCGAAGCCAGGGGAGAGAACGACTGACGGTCCGGGATGGCTGCACTCTGGGCCTGTTGCGCCATTAATGCATTCAAGGCGATCCCGCCGAAACCTGCGCCGGCCTGAAAAAGGAGCTGACGTCGATTGATATTCTGTTGAGTTTGATTGCTCATAAGATTGTCTTTCTACTCTTGCTGTCGTAAGTCTCGACTGATTAATCCAGGTAGAGGAATTCGTTGGAGTTTAACAGCACATGACATAAATCGGTCAAAGCCTGTTGACGTGCGTTACTGGCTCCCAGTGAAGTTTCTGAAGGAGGCAGAATCTTCAGTGCACCAGCGACCTGGTTTTTCAGCAGGCTGTTCTGATCATTGAACTGCCAGAAGCCAACGGTGGTATCAGACAGCTGATCGGGCTGATTGACAAGCAGCTGCTGCTGCGTCAAAGCAGCCTGGGAAAGCCGGACATTGTCCAGCAGGCCGTTCCATCTGCTGCCCGACGTTTTCTCACGCCCCCCCAGTACAAAATTGTAATCGGGACGATAGTTACCCACGACAGAATGCTTGACGGATACAGTCTGCAGCGGTTTCTCTGAGAAGAGCTCTTTCACATAGAACGTAATTCCCTTCTCACTGGTATCAGCAATATTGATTGCCGCTGCAACGTAATAAGGTTTATGCAGTTCCAGATGGAGATTGGAAGCGACCACTTCGTAGGTCAGTTTTCCGTCTTTGTTATCGCCGACCAGTTGCAGAATCAGGTTCCGCGGTTTGTAGGCGGATTTCTGACTGGTGACACCAAACGACCAGCCCTGCTGTTTTGAATTGCCGGTCCAGTGAGCTGCGATTGTATTGACGGAAGCATTTTCATAAATGGAATCCAGCTGCACAACGGCTTCGATCGTGAGATCTGCAGCCGGCAGTGCTTTGGCAGGCCCGACATTCAGACTGGAGAGTTTCGAGCCTTTCCCCAATTTGATGGCGTCACCTGTCGTCTGTGTAATTTGCCCTATGAAAGTCTGCTTGTGGCTGTCAGTTTCGGCTGCAATACGCTTTTGTTGTGTGTTGAGAAATTCAGAAAACAACTTCAACTCAGCTGATTCCGGTTTTTTCCCGAATGCCTTCTGGTGCAGATGCGTAATCAATTCTGCTTCGTCATTAAATGATTCTGATTTGAGAGAACGGGCCATGGCGTTCGCTCGTTTCAGGAACCAGTCGCCGTTAATCATCAGTAAGGCCTGGTTCGCAGTGGTGGTGACATCGCGCTGAGCGACACTTTTAATACCGCCGGGCAAATCGAAGGCACCTAAAACCGGATCCTGCAC
The sequence above is a segment of the Gimesia algae genome. Coding sequences within it:
- a CDS encoding RidA family protein, whose translation is MKHLTKLLTAVFFLGLTGLIQAEVSYYKPSSKTGASLCVVVKDDVLAHTSQILPLNIEGGMISTSGAGDQTALVLKNLSYLLKKVDCSLNKLVKLNIYVAREELVAEVQQRLTQELELIAQPACTYVVTKLPDPKALVAMDAVAATESSSKLTETKVFNDAPSGFRVALLPAGRTAYISGQAVKADTVSEAAIKTMKELFETLEYLGAKPKNIVHIKAFMTPMSQANEVTEMIDGIFPEERRPPVSLVEWFSSLPIEIEMIVAMPEEAAASRPAETVTYKTPTGMKASPVYSRVAIAEVSDRIYVSGITSKAPGDYPTRIHSVFNQLKTIVGEAGSDMQHLAKATYYVSEDGISGDFGKIRTEYYDPQRPPAASKATVKSVGVPNRILVLDMIAIPAK
- a CDS encoding DUF1501 domain-containing protein, whose amino-acid sequence is MNKQSISAPHSRRHFLASSSMGIGSVALSWLLNQDQAHANPAVTRPDLKQPALEKQQFDLAVKPTHHPPRAKAMISMFMQGGPSHLDMFDPKPMLQKYDGKKFPGDIKYDNAAQASSKVLGSPWNFSKHGECGMELSELVPGLSEVVDDIVLMRSMHTSVNNHGQSIYAMHSGRILPGRPTLGSWLTYGLGSESENLPAYIAMVDPGGAPVLGVDNWTNGWLPSLYQGTVIRPKEPRILNLNAPPHLSGKAQEKYLDFLGNLNQRHLNQHPGEDDLSARIASYELAAKMQSAAAEALDLSKETKATQAMYGIDVPASAEFGKRCLISRRLIERGVRFVQIMTGNQTWDHHTSMRTSLPSACKRVDVPAAGLVKDLKQRGLLDETLVHWGGEMGRLPVIQNDAGVAKQGRDHNTYGFSMWLAGGGLKGGMTYGETDDFGHHAIKDKVSQSDYHATLMHLFGLDAERLTFTRNGAPQTLIDGQENRVVKEIIA
- a CDS encoding PSD1 and planctomycete cytochrome C domain-containing protein; this encodes MIRRLSLAYLFAATICLNSASAVESADQTEKLSFENDVRKILKVHCLHCHGENGEMEGSLDLRLKRFMVKGGDSGPAIVPGKSAQSELIARIEAKEMPPEGKPMPDEELAILKQWVNQGAHNLRPEPESIGADYVPPDEQAFWSFQPVNNSPLPKVKQPALVKQPVDAFLLSKLESKGLTFTAQADKTILARRAFYDLIGLPPTPEELKQFLDDKSPNAYEKMIDRLLASPHYGERWGRHWLDVAGYADSEGYNNKDQDRPWAFRYRDYVIRAFNNDKPYDQFLKEQLAGDEMVKPPYHKLSPEEMEKLVATGFLRMAPDGTGSNPAEREVAKNQVIIDTVDIVSSSVLGMTIACAQCHDHKYDPIPQNDYYRFRAIFEPALDWKSWRTPAARRISIMSDEDRKVANELEVEAKKVLAERTELVNKFIDRTLERELMDVPEDKRDAMRTAYKTSGKKRTKDQVAMLKEYPRINRLSAGSLYLYDRTLVEQSNKAAQKAKELAKQLVEKIEKETLEKIPADQKALALAAKKAEVKNQTEEQKQLLAAFPALLVSVSNLEKFDPKGAAEIQHLKDESKRLAELKTTKILKEYSDKATAIRDKKPKEEFIRVLTEVPGKVPKTFFFNRGDFEQPKHELEPAGLTVIKSNLKTPVEIPPVNKDLPTTGRRLAYANYITNGQHPLTARVFVNRLWLHHFGKGIVASPTDFGKLGIPPTHLELLDWLANDFVTHGWKIKRMHKMLMTSTAYMQSSQRSDEYDVADPDNLLYGHMPVRRLEAETIRDSILAVTGKLKTDLYGEPVPVKEDEVGQIVVGLANVDSAGRQKKNLKMDDRKFRRSIYVTVSRSKPLAVLDMFDAPKMEPNCEKRSSSTVAPQSLLMMNSAFMVENAELFAERLLKEKAGNKAEQVKLAWILAFGKEASTEEVQQSVEFIDSQLPQFKDKTQNAGKTPEQLALATFCQALLSSNAFLYVD
- a CDS encoding DUF1501 domain-containing protein → MSNQTQQNINRRQLLFQAGAGFGGIALNALMAQQAQSAAIPDRQSFSPLASKQTHFPATAKSVIFLFMEGGPSHIDMFDPKPELQKLAGKPLPESFKKPITAMGEVNSPLLPSQRKWKQHGEAGTWVSDWLPHTATCVDDIAVLRGCWTNGINHAGGVCQMNTCIPLAGRPSLGSWVTYGLGTENDSLPAFVVIQDNNGTVVNGPRNWGTAFIPAVYQGTRLNTGKTPISNLYRPEDIFPTQEAGKLDLLAKLNQRHAASRKQQSELDARIESYELAFRMQAAAPEAIDLSQETKETQELYGMDQKETKVYGTNCLLARRMVERGVRFVQLYNGAGSKWDSHSGIEKRHASLCKGMDKCVAGLLKDLKQRGLLDSTLVVWGGEFGRTPMSEKGDGRDHNPTGFTMWMAGGGVKGGQTIGGTDELGLYAVEDRMHVRDIHTSIYHLLGLSNLKLEYRHKGSPERPTLNEGEFMKKLVTG